Genomic DNA from Anas platyrhynchos isolate ZD024472 breed Pekin duck chromosome 36, IASCAAS_PekinDuck_T2T, whole genome shotgun sequence:
TAAGGTCatccctcagtctcctcttctccatgcTAAAGAGACCCAGATCCCTCAGCTTTTCCTCGTAAGGGAGATGTTCCactcccttcatcatctttgtggctcagtgctggactctctcaagcagttccctgtccttcttgaactgtggagcccagaactggatgcaaTAGTCcaggtgtggtctcaccagggAAGAGTAGAGCAGGAGAAGAACCTCTCTCTATGTACTAACCACATCCCTTCTGATACACCTCAGGATGCCAttagccttcttggccacaaagGCATGGTATTGGTCATGGTCATCCCTCTGTTCAGCAGGAATCCCAGGtccccttctcctgcactgctCTCCAACTGGTCAGTCCCCAACTTGTACCTGTGTCTCTGGGGTTGCTCTTGTCCAGATGAAGGATGCTACACTTGCCCTCATTATATTTCATTACGTTTCTCCCCATCCAATTCTCCATCCTGTCTAGGTCTCGTGGGATGGAAGCACAGCCTTCCactgtgtcagccactcctcccggtttagtgtcatcagcaaacttgctgacaGTGCACTCAtattccctcatccaagtcattGATGAACATATTGACTAGTACTGGTTCCAGTACTGACCCTTGAGGGACTCCACCAGATACAGGCCTCCAACTTGACTCCACCCCATTGACCACAACCTTCTGGCTTCTTCCCTTCGGACAAATAcagcaccacagtataaaaaggacatgaaactgttagagagtgtccagaggagggctacgaagatggtgaaaggcctggaggggaagacgtacgaggaacggctgagggcactgggcctgttcagcctggagaagaggaggctgaggggagacctcatcgcagtctacaacttcctcgtaagggggtgtcgagaggcaggagaccttttctccattaacaccagcgacaggacccgcgggaacggagttaagctgaggcaggggaagtttaggcttgacatcaggagggagttcttcacagagagggtggttgcacactggaacaggctccccagggaagtggtcactgcaccgagcctgactgaatttaagaagagattggactgtgcacttagtcacatggtctgaacttttgggtagacctgtgcggtgtcaagagttggacttgatgatccttaagggtcccttccaactcaggatattttatgattctatgaaatcacAGTCCACCTCACTACCCAATCATCCAGACCACACTTCTTCAGTTTAGCTGCAAGGATGCTGTGCGAGATGGTGTCAAaggctttactgaaatcaagataGACCACATCCCCTGCTTTAATATCATCTATCCCCCCAGTTATATCCTCATAAAAGGCTCTCAGTTCGGTCaagcacgacttccccttggtgaagccatgttgaCTGCCCCTATTGACACTTTTATCCTTGATATGCCTGGAGACAACGCCAAGGCCAAGTTGTTCCATTAGCTTtgcagggatggaggtgaggtTGACTGGTCTATAGCTACCTGGGTcatccttctttccctttctgaagACTGGACtaacatttgctttcctcccGTGCTCAGGCAACTTTCCTGATGCCCATTACTTTCCACAGATAATGGATAATGGCCTAGCAATGACTTCCACCAACTCCCTAAGCACGCACGGGAGCATCCCATCATGACCTGTGGATTTATGGATGTCCagagatgtttatttttcttctaaacaaaACCACATCTGTAGCGCACACACCAATTGGCAGACACATGCAAGCACATCCCTGCAGCGATACCGGTCCCTACAGGTCCAAATGTGTGGGTGCATGGAAGACCAGCCCTGTGACTTTATAATGCAGTTTAGGAATACATAATTTCCAGTGAGCACAGGGAGATGATTTAATATGAGGAAAAACCATTGCTACACTCACAATATTACTTGGTACACCTGATATATTTTAGAGGTATTAATTTATTGCAAACAGAGATATGAGTCCTTCAACCTCTTGGCTACACACATACAGCCCTTTCCTGTGACAGAAACCCCAAAGAAGCCCAAAGTGCACCCTCCAGCCCCACGTTATGGTTGCAAGAGCCCGCTACAAAAGAGTAAAGGCAGCTGAGGGCAAGGCCCCTGTGCCCTTCCCCTGTGGCAGCGTTATCGGGTCTGCGTGGTGGTCACCATGGCATACGTCGTGGTGTCGCTCATCTGCTGCATGGGACAAGGCTTTAGTGGGAAAAGAAAGCCCTGTTACTTCAGCTGCTGACTGTGAGCCCTGCACAATGAGCGTGCACCAGGCTGCAGAACTGCAGAAAGGAGCTGTGCACAGCTGTGCCACAACTCACCCTGTCCCATCGAACGTGGACGATGGTGGAGTCTgtgggggcaaaaaaaaaacacaccatgaGCCCTTTCTGCCTGTTGGTGAATGTTGGAACTACACCCTGGCGTTGGGCATCAGCTCCTGGGCTCAGCACTCAATGCCTGGTCACATTTCCTCTCCCTTCACTCTGATCTGGGATGTGCATTAAGCAGCAGTGTAGCAGAGATGCTAtgattttttgtattttcacaaTTCTGTGGCATCTCCTCTCTTTGCACAGCCAGAACACCTTGCAAACTGTTCTCTGTGCAGTCATGGGAAAACAAGGTCGGGCTGCAACTCGAGCGAGGTGTACGTAGAGTGGGGATATATCTATAGCCTGTCACCCAACCACAACATCCTCCCTTTGCTGCAGCTTGTGGTTTCAGAGCGAGCTATATTTTTCCCACCAGTGCAAGGAGCCATGCCTTTCCTTGCTGTGCAATGCTTTGGCCTGCTCTTGAAGCAGAAATGCCTCTgaagagaaactgaagaaaagacaaaagcagagGCTGGAGTGGGGGAATTGAAGCCTGGGGCTGCAACAGGTGTTGAAGGACCCCCCAAGGAAAGGGGCTTTGTccctgggagcactgggatgcTTCCATGTCCCTTGTGTAGCCAGCAGCCTTGCACACTCTGCATGCAAGGAAGAAGGAGGATGTGAGGTGCTGGAGAGAAACTTGCTCTTGATGAACGGGCAGGGATTTTATATTTCCCAGTGGGAAATGAAGGGGTGGGATTGCATGTACAGTTGCACTGGATGCCCATGGTGAGATGGGCATGTGGCTTCCCATGTGGGAGGAGGTAGTACTCACATGTGACTTCTCCAGAGTCAGTTGTTTCCATCTGTGGTCTGTCAACGTGCTGTTGCCTGGAGAGGAATGGAATGGTTCTGGGATGTGCGTGTGCTGAGGAGGGGTCTGGAGGTTTATGCCCTTTAGTGTTGCTTTCCTACATTTGGCATGGAACTGGAGGGCAGCCCAAGACAATCCCCATCCTTCCTGCCTTCTGCACAGGAGATGCCCCTGAACAAGGAACACCTCAGGGCCCCACCATGCCCTCAACTCCCTCCCCCATGCCTCACAGCCAGGAGCCCTTGGTGCTCACCTTGGGCATctccctctgcaggcacctgcaaGAAGAACAGGAGTTGAGGTGCACAGGCCAAggtgctgcccagccctggctcCCATCTTGGGGCTGGGGGATGAAGGCTGaagctccccagctccctcagcagcctccccagctgggctgCCCACAGCCATCACCTCCAGGCACCGTCTGACCCAGCTGTGTACCCCCAGGTTCCCCCAACCAACTTTCCCACTGCACCAGCCCTGCAGTAGGACCCCCACGGCCTCAGCCTTTCCCCCCTTCTTCCCCCACTCCCTCACCTTTCCTGATGGCaaaccagctgcctgcagccaggaggaTGAGGCCGACGGCTGCCACTGCTAGCACCATGCCTATGGGGAGGGTGTGTAGGATCCGGgcatggggagctgggggagagagGGTGTGAGGGCAGCGGGGTGTgatggggagaggcagggagtAGATATGCCCAAGCAGCTGGCTCACCTCCTGTCTGGTAAACCTCCTtcttgtccccatgtcctggGGAAGGCAGCACAGCACACCCACTCCCCATGCTGGGGGGTTCTGAGGGTACAGGAGAAAATTACTCACCTGGGGGTGATGGACTTGCTGGGGAACTCGCCACATTGCCTGGCAGGACAAAAGGACAGGCTTAGTGTCTACAGTGCACCCAGATCCTTCCCAGAATGAGCCTCAGCCCCATGGGAACATTTCTCCATCGACAGCCAGCACCATCCCCAGGGGAGGCATAAAATGCCCGCGGCTGTTGTGCCAACATAGACCCCCATGGATCTTCTGTCTAAGTTCCCTCATGAGTGGTTAAGTATAGCTTCGTTTAGGAGTGCCTGCCGATTAAATATGGCAACACCACTCtcacatttctgtgattctgggggCTAGAGGATCACACAACTACAAAATGGCCAAGGATAGAAGGGACCTCTGTAGTCCAGCcttctgctgagcaggatcatctaggacagactgcacagaatggcatccaggtggatttggaatatctccagaggagtATCTCCACAGcgtctctgggcagcctgttccagtgctctgccaCCCTCCCAGTAAATAAATGCCcctcatattcagatggaaTTTCTGTACTGCAATTTGAGCCCGTTGCCTCTCGCTCTTTCCCTGGGCACAATCGAAAAGAGACTAgctccatcctctcaacaccctcccctcagatatttatagacatggatgaggtctcccctcagtctcctctcttccaggctaaacaggctcAGTTCTCTTGGCTCCGGTCCTCTGACCATCTCCGAAGTCAtcctctggactctctccagtagtTCTATGCCCCTCCTGAACAGGGAATCCCAAAACTGGACACAAAATGCTTTGTGTTCCATGCAAGGAAGTGATTCCTTCCCAGGAGCTCTCGCCCAGAGAACAAATTCCCTCTCCCTTGCCATCAccaccccacacacacctcTCTTCAGTCACCCATCCCCATGCTCAACCTCACCTGGGGAGCTGTAGATGTCCAGGGTGGTCAGGCCAGCACCTGCACCTTGGGAcacagagggttttttttagaGGGAGTGAGAGCTGGGGCACCCACACGCTTTtgcccatgtccctgctgctgggtcCTTGCCATGTCCTCACTGCTGTGTCCTTGCCAGGCAGGCACCTTGTCACCCCTACATCTCAGTCCAGCACCCCTGTGGTCTTCTCCCTTGGATCGATACCATGTCCCTTTCATCTGGTTCGATGTTCCACAGAGAGGTCTCCAAATACCTAAGAACTCCAGTATGTCCCTGTTCTCACCCAAGAGCTCCAGACCCATTTTCAGAGCCATAAATGTAGACTTCTTCTTCACACATAGGTAACTGCCCAGATCATGACAATCTCCACATTTCTCCTGCCATAGACTCATCAATTCACAGGGCAGATGTTGAAGCATGCCATATGCTCCATCTCTGcagcagaggtgctgctgcaggaataGAGGGACCAATTGGGAGCTGCTCTCTCTCTGTAGGGGCTGCCTCTGAGGAGAGGGAACACTCCCGTGAGGGAACCACCCCAaagcctgctgcagcacacagctccaGACTCAGCACAGCCATGTGGTGGCAAGTGCCTCCATCCCTTCTCACCCCTCCAGCCTGGGGACATGTCTCACCTGGGACATTCAGGATGCGGCCAGCACTGAGGGCAGAGCTCCTCCTCTGTTTCATCTCATTCCTCTGCTGGTACCCACATGTATATCTTCCTGCGCTTCTTGACGTGATGTTCAAGACCACAGAGTAGCTCAGCTGCCCTTGATGGGCTTTCTCGCTGTACAGCTGCTTGCCATCCTTGCAGATGATGATTCTTATTACGGATGACACCACAGGGAGAATACACTGGAGCAAAACTGTGGTACCTGGCTGAGCAGAAGTTGAGTTCATTTGGAGAGCAGGAGCCAGGAGATCCCCTGCAGGAGACACAGCAGTGAAGGGCTGCCATAGGGCAGAGCTCCATAGGGCAGAGCTCACAGTGGTTGGGCTTCCAAGTGCCCTGGGTCTGGGAGGGAAGGACTCACAAGTACCTGAGGAGATGCAGATGTCCTGGGAGGTCATGCTGCCACCTGTACCAAGGGGCAGAGAGGGATTTGCTGAGAGGGTCAGTGTCCAGGCTCATCCTGATGCCCCTGCTCACATCCTCACTGCTAAGCAGCCTGCATGTTCTCATGATGTCTCTCTTCAATATCCCCTCAAACAAtgccaatcccaatcccatttTGTGTGGATTTCTTGTTCCAGGTATGTCCCATAGCTCCATAGAGAAGCCAGCAGTCCTAGAGTCTGAGAGCAACACTCCAGACAATTTATGGTGCTGGAGAAGTGTGCCCCTTGCAAGATCAGTATCAGAGCTGAAGGAAGCAATCTCTATCTTGCTTTCTCCAAAGCAACTCTGCCCCACAGTGTTGCACACCTGGCGCACAAACACTGTCTCCATCCTCCCCTCTGCCCACCACTGGCCTGTCctacccccagcagcagccctccaGCCCTCAGCCCCCACACCCAGCAATGCCCCAACTCACagagtgccagcagcaggacggcAGGGACAGAAGGAGACAGCCTTGCCCATGGCGCCTGCCCCAGCATCTTTTGGGGCACTGCTTTTGGGGAGCACCGTCTGCTTCGAGTTTCTGCTTCGCTCTGAGCTGGGGACAGTGGGACAGAAGCTTGCGGTGCAGCTGGGACCTTTTGTGTGGGCATTCTTTGTCCACGTGAGCCTGGCCCACACTAAGCATCTCTCTCATCACTGGGGGCCTTGCCTAAAACCTGCTACGTCCGCTGCTTTTGTTGAGCAGCGGAcgtagtttttgttttatttctgtcctcTCACACACCACAGTTTTAACAAGTATCTCAAGGGCAGCATCCTTCCTGCAAAGCCCTCCTGCCTCTTGTCCCCACTTGGCTTTGCTCTCTTCTGACCATAtcactctgcttttcttcaacGTCTGCACAAATGATGACGGCACAAAGGCCAAAGTGACTTCAGTGCTCTGGGGAAGTTGCCAAGGCTGTGGGCAGATTTCTCCTTCATCCTGTTGGTGAATCAGCTTATGAAGAACTCTCAGGGAGTCTCAGCTGTTGCCATACTGCTGCCAGTGCAGCACTGTGGGAGCCATCTGCACCCACACTTTGACCCCCATGCGACCACACAACAACCAGGAAAGGCAGAGGCTTCACCCTGAAGGCACCTGAGCTCTCCCACGCTGCTCTCTAAGATCCCTTCCTTAAAGGAATAGGCGAGAAACTCTAGTTGAAGAAGACTTGTGCACTGAGATAAgggcagggagatcactcaccagtgACCAGAACAGGCAAAAGAGACTCTGCATAAGGCAGATTAATGCAGTTCATTGCCCACCATTAATGGGCACTGCAGGGACTTTCATCCCACAGGAGGTAGGGCCTTTCTTTGGGTAGCACCAGGCCACTTGCCAGATGCTCTTCTGTTAAGCGGCCAAGTGGCTTCTCAAAAATGTCCAGCCAAGTGCTCCCATGCCTCTGCACCCAATGTCCTCATTCCAGCCTTTAACACTCCATGGTAGGGCTCAATCTTTCAAGAGGTTGTTGCGTGACCTGGGATGTGCTAGACCCAAGGAATGCTTTGTTTCTGGGCCCATGGCCCACCATTTTCCTTTGGGCATGACTCCCTGGCACTCTTCTGTTTACACTTGGAGCATCGTGGGCTTCTGATCCTTAATAGCCTGGCTCCAGAAGGCCAGAGGATGACCTCAactttctcctgctctttcctgccGAAGGCTCCTGGCCAGGCCATTTTCCCCACCTGCAGTGTGAAGCACTAGCGGCACAGCTGGGCCTGTATGCACAGGACTAAGAGCCTCCACCACACCCTTTTGGACACCCACTTTCATCTCTTCCAAGGGTTATTTATTGCTTACAACCCCACTTGTCCAGAATATGACAACTTGTTTTGCTGGTTTTTAGCTGGTGGGCACACAGTTGTTACCTCATTGACCTTTTTCATTGGGATGTggcatcctgccattttactcCCACGTTCAACATTCCCTGGGCAGGTCCCTTGACCTTACTCAGGCCAGTGgaaaaaccagctttcaggagaatttggattattttcttccctttctcaaagacttcctctgctttgctgtCCCATGTGAGGAAGCCATCAATGCACTACAGGTGCTCAGGAGCTTGCCCTTGTTCCACAGTAATCTGCATTACTCCATGGCAAATGGCAGGGCTGTGTTTGCACCCCTGGTATTGTCCATTGCAGGTGTACTGGATGCCCTTCCAAGGGAAAGCAAACTCTAGCCTGCACTCTGCAGATGCATTGAATTTACATTGCAacggtttggtagcaggggtcCGCACAGGTGGCCTCATTGAGAAGCCCAGAAGCTGCACCCTATTTGAAAAGGGCCAGTGTCAGACTGTgaaaaagggacctgctgcaggCCAAAGCTGAGCCAAAAATCAATGTTGTTTGTACATCTGTGAGAACATTTTTAAGAAGGTAAGGAAACCATCTGCACAACGAGTGGTAGAgggaggagtgagaaccagccctgcaggcaccaaggtcagtgcagcaggagggccggaggtgctccaggcatgcagcaaaagttcccctgcggcctgtggagaggttcctggtggagcaggctgtcccccagcacccatgggtcccacatggagcagatctgcacgctgcagcccatggaggagcccccggtggagcaggtaaATGtgtcctggaggaggctgtggcccatggagagcccccacaggagcctGTATTTCAACCCACaggcttgcttttctttctaattctctccccctcccagagagggaggggggagggtgagtgaaggGCTCTGTGGCATTAAGATGCTGGCTGGGTTTAACCACAACACCTGGGTTGATGTAATTAGAACatattatggggaaaaaaaaaaaagcaaagaaattacTCTACAACAAAAGGCCAAAAAGGAGGAATGaaaaatgcaattgctcaccactagCTGATCCATGCCCATCAAGTCCTAGAGTTACGGTAGCCCCCACAGAACTGCGCCCCTAATTTTGTTGTACAGCACAAAGTTGCACTGAGAAAAGGCTGAAAAGGAACCAGTTTGGATAAAGGAGGCATTGCCTCTTTGCCAGAAACCCCCAAGGCCTGGGTTGTGAGTGAGTCCCCTTCTTCACAGGACACAGGCTACAGCACCAGGTCTCCCCATGGAGTCGCTGGCAGGCAGAGGGGCTCAGGCTGTGTAGCCATGTAAAAGGAACAACAGTTCAGGGCTGATTTACAATTAGCAAGCACGTGCAAAGAGAATGAGCTAAAGGGCTTTGGAAAAGGCTGGTGATGTGTTCTGGTGCCATGGGAGCTGTCAGTCAATGGGCTAAAGCTGGTTGGAGTCGAGGTCCAGTAGGGTTTTGCAGGGAGGATACTGTCcctgagataaagacagagaCAGCCTGTGCTGCGGTGTTTGACTAGCTGTGAATAAAAGTTGGGGCTCTACACATGAAAAAGACACAGCAGAGGCTGAGGCAGGGCCCTGCTGATGAGTGCCTCTTAGTGTGGGCAAGGCTCATGAAACCACAGAAAGCCCACAGGAAAGGTCCCAGCTGCACTGCAAGCCTTTGCCCCACCGTCCCCAGCTTACAGCAAAGCAGACACCTGAAGCAGACACTGCTCCCCAAAAGCAGCGCCCCAAAAGATGCTGGGGCAGCCACCATGGGCAAGGCTGTCTCCTTCTGGCCTTgccatcctgctgctggtgatCTGTGAGTTGGGACATTGCCGGGTGTGGGGGCTGAGGGttgctgctgggggcaggacAGGCCCGTGGTTGGCACAGGGGAGGATGGGGACAGCATGCGTGGGCCAGGCGTGCAACACTGTGGGGCAGAGTTATTTTGGGGAAGGCAAGATTGGGATTGCTTCCTCCAGCTACGATGCAGATTTAAGCAAGGGGCACACTTCTCCAGTACTAAAAGTTTGTTTGTAGCCTTTGTGTGAGACTTTCAGGATGCCTTACAGGATGCCTTAGAGAGCATGGGGACTCCAACTAGAATATAAAACCCATCCAGAATTGACTTGGAATGGTGCCACGTGTGCAGATGAAGTAGATTCTGGATGGAGAACAACAAGTGGGAAGTCCCATTTTCAGGCAGGACTAAGCAGTGGGTATgtgtgcagggagctgtgggTGAGCCGTGTCACTGCCCCTCTAAGCAAAACCCTCTCTGCCCcatgctgcaggtgctggagtGACCACCCAGGacatctgcagctctccaggaTTGCAGGAGCATGGAGGTGGGTCCCGAAAATGAACATGTCCTGGGGAAGGAGATGGAAAGAGCAAAGTGAATTATTCACACACAGTTTCCCCTGGAAACCCCAGGAGAGCAGACTTCTCTCAGCCTTGGCATGCAGTTGGTTTTGCCAGCAGGCAATCACTAACGCTTGCCTGGGGAATCCCTCTGCCTTCTCTCCAGGTAACGACCAGACGCCAGTCCTGTACCTCAACGC
This window encodes:
- the LOC119715464 gene encoding uncharacterized protein isoform X2; the encoded protein is MPTQKVPAAPQASVPLSPAQSEAETRSRRCSPKAVPQKMLGQAPWARLSPSVPAVLLLALCGSMTSQDICISSGTCESFPPRPRALGSPTTVSSALWSSALWQPFTAVSPAGDLLAPALQMNSTSAQPGTTVLLQCILPVVSSVIRIIICKDGKQLYSEKAHQGQLSYSVVLNITSRSAGRYTCGYQQRNEMKQRRSSALSAGRILNVPGNVASSPASPSPPGACRGRCPRQQHVDRPQMETTDSGEVTYSTIVHVRWDRPCPMQQMSDTTTYAMVTTTQTR
- the LOC119715464 gene encoding uncharacterized protein isoform X1, with the translated sequence MPTQKVPAAPQASVPLSPAQSEAETRSRRCSPKAVPQKMLGQAPWARLSPSVPAVLLLALCGSMTSQDICISSGTCESFPPRPRALGSPTTVSSALWSSALWQPFTAVSPAGDLLAPALQMNSTSAQPGTTVLLQCILPVVSSVIRIIICKDGKQLYSEKAHQGQLSYSVVLNITSRSAGRYTCGYQQRNEMKQRRSSALSAGRILNVPGNVASSPASPSPPAPHARILHTLPIGMVLAVAAVGLILLAAGSWFAIRKGACRGRCPRQQHVDRPQMETTDSGEVTYSTIVHVRWDRPCPMQQMSDTTTYAMVTTTQTR